CGGTTTGTTCCTTTAGCTATTCGCCGCGCAGGTTTGCAGAAGAAGAAGTGCGGACGGTGGAACTGTTTGCTGAGCGGGCAGCGATGGCGATCGCCCACTATCGCCTCTATCAGGAGCAGCAGCGGTTTAACGAACTGCTGGAGGCAGAGGTGTTCAAGCGCACCCAAGAACTCCGCGCCGCCCAGGCAAAGCTCATCGAGCAAGAGCGGCTAGCCGCCATCGGTGAATTTGCCGCTATGATCGTCCACGAAATTCGCAACCCACTAACCACAGTAAAAATGGGTTTAAAGGCCTTTGGACGACTGGCTCTGGCAGGGCCAGACCAACTGCGGCTGACGCTGGCCAGCGAAGAAGCGAATCGTTTGGAAGACTTGCTAAACGAGATTCTCCAGTTTTCCAAGCCGCAGCGGGCCATGCAGACAGAGTCCGTAAACCTGGCGGCGCTGCTGCAAGACGTGGTGACGCAGGTGCAGGAAACGCCGATTGGGCAGGGACGCATCATCGAACTGGCGATCGCCCCAAACCTGCCGCCCGTGGTGGGCGATCGCAACAAGCTCAAGCAAGTCTGCCTGAACCTGCTGCGAAACGCCTGTGAAGCCGTGATGGAGGGCGATCGCATTCGCTGCACCCTGTTGCCCGATGCCGACACACCCCAGTCGCCCCAGAGACTCTGCCTATCCATCCACAACGGCGGCCCGCCAATTCCCCCCGAAGACCTGCCCAAGCTGACGCGCCCCTTCTACTCCACCAAAGCAGGTGGCACCGGCCTCGGCCTCGCCCTCGTCAAACGCATCATCGATGCCCACGGCGGCAGCCTGTCCATTCAATCCACCGCCACAGAGGGCACCACAGTCACCCTTCACCTGCTAATCTAAGCCTTACGTTTTTCCCCCTTCGTTCTTCATTTTTCCCTCTTCCTTTTTCGTTCTTCCTTTTTCCCTCTTCCCTCTTCCCATGTCCACGCCCCCCATCCAGTGGTATCCCGGTCATATTGCAAAAGCCGAGCGATCGCTTCTGGAACAGCTTAAAAAAGTCGATGTTGTGCTGGAGGTGCGGGATGCGCGAATTCCAATAGCGACGCGCCATCCGCAGATAGGGCAGTGGTTGGGCAACAAAGAGCGGGTGCTGGTGCTGAACCGCATGGACATGATCCCCGCTGGGGTGCAGCAGGACTGGCGTACTTGGTTTCAGAAGCAAGATGACACGGCGTATTTTACCGACGCGAACCACGGCAAGGGCGTGGAGGCAGTGTCTAGGGCGGCGCAGGCTTTGGGCGCAAAAATGAACCAGCGACGGCGTGATCGCGGCATGTTGCCTCGGCCGGTGCGGGCGGTGGTCATCGGCTTTCCCAACGTGGGCAAGTCGGCGCTGATCAACCGACTGCTGAAGCGGCGCGTAGTAGAGAGTGCCCGTCGTCCCGGCGTAACGCGCCAGCTTCGGTGGATTCGCATTTCCGACGAGC
The Thermoleptolyngbya sichuanensis A183 DNA segment above includes these coding regions:
- a CDS encoding GAF domain-containing sensor histidine kinase, whose amino-acid sequence is MQSRARWQRDQQVIEALSSLLDYVGDLNRYLERIASSVCHLLRMDVTVITLCEGNGFDRVIASSDGEEDHTLYTLHGTVTGTVVDTGRSLVVEDTRLNPEAGEIPDGYLCYLGVPLRTPHGDILGTVCSFSYSPRRFAEEEVRTVELFAERAAMAIAHYRLYQEQQRFNELLEAEVFKRTQELRAAQAKLIEQERLAAIGEFAAMIVHEIRNPLTTVKMGLKAFGRLALAGPDQLRLTLASEEANRLEDLLNEILQFSKPQRAMQTESVNLAALLQDVVTQVQETPIGQGRIIELAIAPNLPPVVGDRNKLKQVCLNLLRNACEAVMEGDRIRCTLLPDADTPQSPQRLCLSIHNGGPPIPPEDLPKLTRPFYSTKAGGTGLGLALVKRIIDAHGGSLSIQSTATEGTTVTLHLLI
- the ylqF gene encoding ribosome biogenesis GTPase YlqF; this encodes MSTPPIQWYPGHIAKAERSLLEQLKKVDVVLEVRDARIPIATRHPQIGQWLGNKERVLVLNRMDMIPAGVQQDWRTWFQKQDDTAYFTDANHGKGVEAVSRAAQALGAKMNQRRRDRGMLPRPVRAVVIGFPNVGKSALINRLLKRRVVESARRPGVTRQLRWIRISDELELLDAPGILPSKLTNQQAALKLAICDDIGEAAYDNQRVAAAFVDLWKELSEAAPTLIGSGLETRYGLSPSGVTGETYLAQLAEHRYQNDVERAARQLLNDFRKGLLGAVPLELPPAAIAAEGQGNPDERAEERAEEKSGEHSGAQ